Sequence from the Gemmatimonadota bacterium genome:
CAGGCGTTGACGGGCGTTGCGGGCGCCGAGGTCCAGACGGTCCAGATGGGGCGGGCGGTGGTGCAGGTCGCGCCGGACGGTCCCACGGGCGAAGTGTTGGCCCATCTGGTCACCGACGCCGGCTACCACGCCACCGCGACCGTGGTGGATGCCCACCACGACTGAGGCGCTGGCGCCTCATGCCGACGCGGTCACCCTCACGGTCGAGGGGATGACCTGCGCCGCCTGCCAGGCCCGAGTCCAGCGGGCCCTCGAGCGCGAGCCGGGGGTCGCCTCGGCATCGGTGAACCTGATGATGGCGAACGCCGCGGTGCAGTTCGACCCGGCCCAGGTGACGCCGGAACGGCTCGTTGCGCTCGTCCAGGCCACCGGATACGGCGCCTCGCTGCCGGCGCCCGATCAGGGGGCGATCGCCGCCACGACCGATCGCG
This genomic interval carries:
- a CDS encoding heavy-metal-associated domain-containing protein; this encodes MPTTTEALAPHADAVTLTVEGMTCAACQARVQRALEREPGVASASVNLMMANAAVQFDPAQVTPERLVALVQATGYGASLPAPDQGAIAATTDR
- a CDS encoding heavy-metal-associated domain-containing protein codes for the protein MSCGHCLRAVQQALTGVAGAEVQTVQMGRAVVQVAPDGPTGEVLAHLVTDAGYHATATVVDAHHD